The following are from one region of the Mycetohabitans rhizoxinica HKI 454 genome:
- a CDS encoding pirin-like C-terminal cupin domain-containing protein: protein MTLDAGCHLDVPPEHEHEHEHEHEHEHEHEHEQGAVYLVDGELDVDGTAIESAQMAVLDAGTVAQLSSAGDARVMLAGGVPLDGERLIHWNFVSSSREKIERAQQAWRQQTMDKVPGETKWAPLPDR from the coding sequence GTGACGCTGGACGCTGGCTGCCACCTCGACGTGCCGCCTGAGCACGAGCACGAGCACGAGCACGAGCACGAGCACGAGCACGAGCACGAGCACGAGCAGGGCGCAGTCTATCTGGTCGATGGCGAATTGGACGTGGATGGCACAGCGATCGAGTCGGCCCAGATGGCGGTACTCGATGCCGGCACCGTGGCGCAACTGAGCAGCGCGGGCGACGCTCGCGTGATGCTGGCCGGTGGCGTGCCACTTGACGGCGAGCGCCTCATCCACTGGAATTTCGTTTCCAGCTCGCGCGAAAAGATCGAGCGCGCGCAACAGGCATGGCGGCAGCAGACGATGGACAAGGTGCCCGGCGAGACCAAATGGGCTCCGTTACCGGACCGTTGA